The Acipenser ruthenus chromosome 38, fAciRut3.2 maternal haplotype, whole genome shotgun sequence genomic sequence TGGGTTATGTGACAACTAACTTAATCATGAAGTTTTTTTTAAACGATGCCAATATACAGGAAAAGAGTTTTAGTTTCTTTGACGTGATTCGTGGTCTTTAGGACTTTTGTTAGTGGCTGTtctaacataataataataataataataataataataataataataataataataataataaaaataataataataataataataaatcctcgTAAATGGATATGTTTATTGTACCTAAGACCGTATTTAAAGAATGCTCAAAGATATTTAGAATTACAgatacatgtgttttaaagttgGTCTCCCTAGAATGAACAGGTTATTTGGAATGAGGTGCTGTTTTtcttatacaaaaataaagaaaacacatttttttttcaacataaccCATATACACAGAAAACGTTATATCACGTTGGAGTCGCTTGAGTACATACTTCAACACTTCACTTCAACACCTCTTGTGAATTGAGGAAATACTTGACAATTTGCAGCATTGGTCTTTTTGGAGTTCCGTGAGCTGAACAAGGCTGAGCTGTTTAGTTCCACTCACATCTTAACTTAGATCACAAAGATCACACCCAGTGTGTCCCAGAACCCCAATGTGAAACTCCACAGAGTCGTGACCCCTTAGATTAGCTGAAAGGctccatgttgttgttgttgttaagaacataagaaagtttacaaacgagaggaggccattcagcccatcttgctcgtttggttgttagtagcttattgatcccagattctcatcaatcagcttcttgaatgatcccagggtgtcagcttcaacaacattactggggagttggttccagtccctcacaattctctgtgtaaaaaagttgaaaaagtcccctgggtcgacattgtcaataccttataGAATTTTGAATGGTAGAATCAGATCGATCTGTAATCATCTTTGTTCAAgagtgaatagattcaattctttaagcctgtctggataaggcatgccttttaaaccctttgTATCCTTTATgcagcgaggtgaccagaactgaacacaatattggaggtgaggtcttactaatgcattgtcaagttttaacattacttcccttgatttaaattcaacacttctcacaatatatccgagcatcttgttggcctctTTTATAGTTTCCCCtcattgtttagatgaagacatgtctgagtcaacataaactcctaggtctttttcatagattccttcttcaatttcagtatctcccatatgatatttataatgcacatttgtattgcctgcgtgcagtaccttacacttctctctattgtCGCTGTTGTTTTccaaatgaaattatttttaaattctaaaatGCAGCGTCTGATTGGAAGAGAACACGAGTTGATTTTGCTCCCAGCCAATCCtgttttgaaccccccccccccccccccggttattCCCCCCGCGTGGGACCTCGTTTCAGGACTGCCATTTCTCATTCAAATTGATGGAAAAAACATTGAAACGAACAAATCTGATGCTTTCTGTATGAAACTGTGCTGGACTCTCTGTAATTATAAGATCTACAGGGTTAAGACTTTACATACATTGCATGGTTACTGTCATTGTTCTATTATGCtgtgtgtttttatcattttaaacagtATAGACTTGTGTGTGTTGTAcatgattattttaaaaacaagccaATTCATTTATTCTGAATAAATCATTGAAATATGCAGAACAAAGTTCTAGCCTCTCCCCTATAATATAGTTGCTATATAGCCTCACCTCTCCTGCAATACCTCGCTGGAAACAGTAGGTGGCAGAATAACCCTGACGTTCTTGTGTTTAGGCTGTCTTCTGTGTAACAGTGGATTCATTTGTATTTCTGGATGATTAAAACGTTTTGAGAAGGTGTTAGTGATATTTGTTATATTTAGAGAAATCGGGAAAAAAAAGACTGAGGGTTCAAACTGAAGTTCAActctttattcattttataatggCAGATACACTCAGAAATGTAGAATATAAAGAGTGAGGCAGGACTTATTCAATATATTGAAAGATGTAGCATCATATTAAAATAGAATTACAGTGTGTCTCTTTACTACATTCCTCATCAGATTAGCATGAGCTGCaatctgcttcatcagaaaccaggccctgttggctgtccagtttgtttgcattccccagAGGCAGGTAGTTTAgtctgcaggcacacaagcttcctccctacTTGAAGCTTTCTGGTCTCTCTTTGTGTCACTCTAGTGTGCACTAAACAGGCACGCTGCTgagactacctgcagcagcaggggggtatGAACGACCGCTCTGCTGCAGCTCAGGGAAGCAACACAGGAGTGCAAACAAGGGACAGAAAagagtttcttttcttttccaagTGGAGTGTTTGTGATACTAGTGCTGATGACATCACACAGGCCTGACTACAGACACACTTTATTAAATGCATAAAAactacttaaatatttaaaacatttttatttttaaaagaaaaaaagctgaaaaagTAGTTATAATGAGAATATCAAGTTATCCCATTTCCCCCCGCTGTGCTTCTCCCCTTATCAATGTATTCTGTATTAAAGGACTGCTAACCAAgggttaaaatccattttcttaaaGCTTACTAACcccagcaatattatcactgacccctttgttttgcttgtgttttatacttcaatttggaaacTAGATATTTCATAGTCAACGTTATAGATACTAATGATTTAAACCAAGCTGCTGCTGCATCCTCAATCAGACcaagtgacctacagcaaaggtaccaggatgcagcagtttatctacacgctgcattttaaacagctgaggatcctgaactaaaaaaacaagtgaagcagcttctgaaaagactcctcagggCTGACtgtgaggaagtgaggtggggaagcatgttagcgttgcactgtgcactgaagcccttAGGaaaagcactgtgcactgaagactgtgcaacactattatgcttccccacctcgctTCATTACAATCAGCCTTGTGGAGTCTTTTCAGGAGGCATTTTGCTGGACTAGTTAGTAAGCAGGGCAGATGATGCTCTTAGTTGAAACAATAgagaatcacacagaacacacacaataggatattaaacaagtaCAATGAAATATCAGAATAAGGTATATCATTAAAGATTGCTACATAGCATTTTCTTCTATAGTATTTTGGTGTATTACTCCTATAGTAAAGCTCTGGGTTCTGTGGAGACAGTGGTTCTCAGACTGGGGGTTGGGAACCCTGGGGGTTCACAGGAAGGTTTCAAGCGACCACATCACAAGCAGACCTACCATCCGCAATGGCTGCAGTGCATTGCAGCAGCTCTTTATAGAGAGCAGACATGGCATTGCAAACTCTGTCACATACAAGACTTCGAGTTGTTTATTATTCACACATTGCTTACACAATATCATTCAGATTTAGatatttctataatttattagtaaatgggttttttttcagactAAAGTGACTTTAAAAGGGGTCCCGACTAGACCACTGCTGTACACCCTTTTAGGGGTGTTGTTAATCtttgaaacagataaaggggagctTTGCATAACAGCACAGATCATTCCACTCAGCCCCCCCATCCTCCCTCAGCACCATCTCCCCACAGTGCTCATAGTAAGGATTGTTGGGCTCCCCAGGGGCCCAGTTAGTGTAGTTTAGGAGCCCCTTCTTATCTTTACCAGCAACCCAGTACCAGTTATGATACACAATGGTTCTGTGCAGGCCAATCCAGAATCGCGACGCAGTGCTGTTCCTGACGAGCTCCGACACTCTGTTCTGTGCAGCCAGGCTTGTGAGGCTCACTAGGTCAGTGTAGTGATCCTTGCAGTACTGCCAAGCCTCCATCCAGACCATACTGTGAGAGATCAGGTGGAGATCCTCAGGGACTGGAGTGcctggtgatattattattattattattattattattatttttattattattattattattattattattattattattattattattattattattattattaaaaattaaagagaaaaaaataaagtttataacaaagtcagattcctgctgtgggttatgaatcacactgaactgattacacaccataccttgagagaccagAGTGGAACGGGGGCTTGAGGGTTCTGCATCTGTAAaaagataaagagaaaaaaataaagtttataacaaagccagattcctgctgtgGGTTATGAATCACACTGACCTTATTACActccataccttgagagaccagagtggaaggggggctcgagGGTTCTGCATCTATAAAaagataaagagaaaaataaagtttataacaaagccagattcctgctgtgggttatgaatcacactgaactgattacactccataccttgagagaccagagtggaaggggggcttgagGGTTCTGTATCTGTAAAaagataaagagaaaaataaagtttataataaagtcagattcctgctgtgggttatgaatcacactgaactgattacaccccataccttgagagaccagagtggaaggggggcttgagGGTTCTGCATCTGTAAaaagataaagagaaaaaaaaaagtttataacaaagccagattcctgctgtgggttatgaatcacactgaactgattacaccccataccttgagagaccagagtggaaggggggcttgtggtttTGGGATCTGGAAGaagataaagagaaaaataaagtttataacaaagccagatttcTGCTGTGGGTTATGaaacacactgaactgattacacTCCATACATTGAGAGAAcagagtggaaggggggcttgtggtttTGGGATCTGGAAGAAGataaagtgaaaaataaagtttataacaaagccagattcctgctgtgGGTTATGAATCAGACTGAACTGATTACAccccataccttgagagaccagagtggaaggggggcttgtggtttTGGGATCTGtaagaagataaaaaaaagaaaaatgatgtgGTAACTGTATTCCTCAAACGTATTGTAATGAAACTCTTTCTATGCTGCTGTCTCTGCCAGGGCAATGCTCACAATGACATGCTGTCTCACTCATCCTGAAGGgatcaatgtttttaaatcaatacaataaatacccaatcagaatgtattttacagcacatgtctctcctgtgtgtaacaatgaggggtagctgctccctgcTCACAATCTTAAATAACGTTGTCTGTAAATgcagataaaaaaatatatattcccagTAGAGGAGGAGTTACTCTACTCAGGCAAGTCGTTTCACTGCACCCTATGGCATGGTGCCCACCTGTTCCTGCAGTGTGACATTGTCAGGCAGCAGATTTTGCTTAGAAAGACAGATTCTTTGTAATGTATAATATAATGCAACTGTATAGATTAGGATTCCAAACCTAAAGACAACACTCTGTAATTGTAGAATTTTTTTtggaatagttgcacacagctttCCTACAGCTTATAcaggtctagtggatcacatgacacaggAGGTGGGCTGTTAatcacactgaacacactgcactcTACAAACTGCACAGACCTTGAGAGACCAGAGTGGAAGtggggctcgaggattctgcatctgtaaaaagataaagagaaaaaagaaagtttataacaaagtcaGATTCCTGCTGTGGGTTATGAATCACACTGACCTTATTACActccataccttgagagaccagagtggaaggggggctcgagGGTTCTGCATCTATAAAaagataaagagaaaaataaagtttataacaaagccagattcctgctgtgGGTTATGAATCAGACTGAACTGATTATActccataccttgagagaccggagtggaaggggggcttgtggtttTGGGATCTGTaagaagataaaaaaagaaaaaatgatgtgGTAACTGTATTCCTCAAACGTATTGTAATGAAACtctgtctatgctgctgtctctgCCAGGGCAATGCCCACAATGACATGCTGTCTCACTCATCCTGAAGGGATCAGTGTtataaatcaatacaataaatacccaatcagaatgtattttacagcacatgtctctcctgtgtgtaacaATGAGGAGTAGCTGCTCCCTGCTCACACACTCTTAAATGACGTGGTCTGtaaatgcagataaaaaaaatatattccagCAGAGGAGGAGTTACTCTACTCAGGCAAGTCGTTTCACTGCACCCTATGGCACGGTGCCCACCTGTTCCTGCAGTGTGACATTGTCAGGCAGTAGATTTTGCTTAGAAAGACAGAttctttgtactgtacaatataatgtaactGTATAGATTAGGATTCCAAACCTAAAGACAACACTCTGCTCTTGTAGAATTGTTtttgaatagttgcacacagctctcccacagcttatacagctctagtggatcacatgacacaggaggtgggctgtcaatcacactgaacacactgcactcTACAAACTGCACagaccttgagagaccggagtgaaaggggggctcgaggattctgcatctgtaaaaagataaagagaaaaaagaaagtttataacaaagtcaGATTCCTGCTGTGGGTTATGAATCACACTGACCTTATTACActccataccttgagagaccggagtggaagggagGCTCAAGGGTTCTGCATCTGTAAAAagataaagagaaaaaagaaagttcatAACAAAGTCAGATTCCTGCTGTGGGTTATGaatcacactgaactgattacactccataccttgagagaccggagtgaaaggggggctcgaggattctgcatctgtaaaaagataaagagaaaaaagaaagtttataacaaagtcaGATTCCTGCTGTGGGTTATGAATCACACTGATTACACaccataccttgagagaccagAGTGAATCGATAaggaataaattataataaataaaataattcagaaattTATAACAGTCACATTTCTGCTGTAGGCTTTCAATCAAACTGAACTGTTTACTAATCTTCAGAGAGCGGTattgaaggagggtctgagggggtttgatttttatttttcaagtgtaattaaactgtatgtattgtgctgtctcacacatcctgAAGGgatcaatgtttttaaatcaatacaataaataccCAATCAGAATGTATTTTACAGCACATGCCTCTCCTGTATGTAACAgtgaggggtagctgctccctgcTCACACACTCTTAATGATGGGGCTggtttctggttcttcagatctctaggctacaccctgccctgctctgggggtcagacagctactgtaggatcagatggactgggcctctgagtccctgctcacagactggggtacaaacactGAACTGAACAAGAACACAGACTGAGCCGGGATCCTTACCATCATAGCAGAAGAAGGGATACTGAGATTTGCAGCTATAGTCACTCCATTCACCACTCTTGAGCATCCTCACACATTTTTGATTGCCTCCCCAATTGTCTGGGTCCCCATTGCcccagttgtgaaatgtgtagttatccccctggtgtgaccacttccagggctcattgaacaggcctatccagacagacgtgccctgcgctttcttcactaggtcttcattttcactggcgttctttatactgacaaggtcagtgtggtgttctctacagtactgctgagcttcagtccagctTTTCAGaacttcaatcagggtgtatctctcagtgatgatgctggtctctgtaaacacaaacagcagatcaaaatcaatgtcaGTGGTGGAGGTGCAATGGCTCTCCTGTTGTACAGTGATTGAACCCGAGTCACATCCAGCTCAGCTATCATGGTCATGAAAAGCAACATCTCTAACAGTGCCTGGGAGTCTCTTCAGTTTATTAATGTCTGAAAAGTTTTACAGCAGGGTGAGGGTCTGctttaatgatttaaaagtaATGTCGCCCTATTTAAAAATTGAATATCAATATATTCTTTAAGAGCAAAATCAATATGACAAAAGCAATATCATGAACACCTttccccatgtgctttcatgaacacctttctcatgtgctttcatgaacaccttccccatgtgctttcatgaacaccttccccatgtgctttcatgaacacctttcccatgtgctttcatgaacacctttcccatgtgctttcatgaacacctttcccatgtgctttcatgaacaccttccccatgtgctttcatgaacacctttcccatgtgctttcatgaacacctttccccatgtgctttcatgaacacctttccccatgtgctttcatgaacacctttccccatgtgctttcatgaacacctttcccatgtgctttcatgaacacctttcccatgtgctttcatgaacaccttccccatgtgctttcatgaacacctttcccatgtgctttcatgaacacctttccccatgtgctttcatgaacaccttccccatgtgctttcatgaacaccttccccatgtgctttcatgaacaccttccccatgtgctttcatgaacacctttcccatgtgctttcatgaacacctttccccatgtgctttcatgaacacctttcccatgtgctttcatgaacaccttccccatgtgctttcatgaacacctttcccatgtgctttcatgaacaccttccccatgtgctttcatgaacacctttcccatgtgctttcatgaacaccttccccatgtgctttcatgaacaccttccccatgtgctttcatgaacacctttcccatgtgctttcatgaacacctttccccatgtgctttcatgaacacctttccccatgtgctttcatgaacaccttccccatgtgctttcatgaacaccttccccatgtgctttcatgaacacctttcccatgtgctttcatgaacacctttccccatgtgctttcatgaacacctttcccatgtgctttcatgaacaccttccccatgtgctttcatgaacaccttccccatgtgctttcatgaacacctttcccatgtgctttcatgaacacctttcccatgtgctttcatgaacacctttccccatgtgctttcatgaacacctttctcatgtgctttcatgaacacctttctgtgacaggctagctgcagggatgacgtcaggccagaaagaatcacacagacagacagtcctggggttgaaactgaaaactCAATGGCTGTGCTGAGTaggtttaatgaaacaaataaaaaggttttaaatagaaaacacgacacggcacttgaggccaaaataaatagacaaacaaaaaggactaacactaaacaaacagtggacggacagacaaacaaacccgGTGAGTCTAAACACTTATTATAATTTTAGTTTCCGTGGGCATGGGCTCCGTATTTGCCAGGCTGTAAACAtcgtgcatggtgggatactaacGTATTAAGTCTCACAGTCcattgcactgctaggaactgtaaccaaactattttaatagtgtttctACCCagtaagcctgactaaacatgaaacaataCTTaagtgtggatgctttgagctggattaatgaaCACGTTTTTGAGcatggttctcgagatcggttatgtagtgtgacAGGGAGTAAGCCTCTGTTCCAATGAcagtttcaacattctaaagctctgtgGGCATCGACTGAATGATAATGAGCCCTCTACGGagaatctgattggctgagacagtGCAATGACTGCTTAGTTAAGATGGCTGTTAATACAGGCTGTACTGTATAGCATTATTTCTACCAGGAACTGATCTGTCACAGACCTGGCAGTATCCAGGAAACCTGGCTTCAACTCCCAGTCCAGTCAGCTGTTtcattaacaaaggaattgaatctcaactcaccATTGTAGCAGATGAAAGCTTTCTTCTCACTGCAGACTGAATCCTCCCACTCTCCATcagaattgactgaagcacagaagaggtatggttcccagttggagtagatgacatcatctCCATTGGACCAATGCCAGTTCTCTTCGTCATGATGCAGCCCGATCCAGAAATGTGTGTTATTAGTTGTAGGTATAAGACCTCTAAGCGTATTAACCCCGTCCTTGTCTTGTATGGTGGGCAGGTCTCTgccttggtttctgcagtagctctgagcttccaGCCATGCCTTCTCAGTTCCTTCATagaaacactgaccagaggagccgcctggggagaggggacagcacaataaagatCAGTGAAAACTTGTTCTTCAGTGACGAGATTTGcactgtaaatgtaaataaaggTCACAGATTATTGGTCTTGTAAGAATGTAGGCTGCTACTATAACTGtatggtaaaataaatataacatcaTGCTTGTGGTTTGTACTATAACATGAGTAGCATTCTGACATGAGTAACGAAGGTCATGGAAACACCAGGTAGCCAAAAAAATCAATGTGAGAAAAACTCAATTCACTGTTCAATCAGTGTTAATGTTATTGTACTGAGCTGTACTGTGCAATACCTTAAAAGTATACATAAATATAAGTGGTGTCTTGTTTGTCCCTTTAACCCCATTTACACTCTCTGTGGTGACTCACTAGGACAGTGGTGTTAAAGTACTTGATCCATGCCTGGTTCTGAACTACAGCACTGCTGCCTCTAGAAAGGTGTACCTGAACAGAGATCTGGTTCATTCCGGCTCAACTACACCACTGCACTAGGACCTGTTGAAGTGATCTAATCATGCTTGCTTATTTCAATCTGAAGGTTTATCACATTTCTAAAGCTCTGCAGGAAACTGCCACCACAGTCTAGACAGCAGAACTACTCCATTGGGCTGTAAAACAGCTGGTACTGTCCAAGTTACCTGTACAAAATCTTTGCTATATAAACTGTAATGCACATTCTGTGATTTTAATAAACAGTGAAACCTTCTAATTGAGAACACATACTGAGCCGGGATCCTTACCCTCACAGCAGAAGGAAGGGTACTGCGTGTTGCAGGCAGCATCATTCCATTCACCGCTCGTCATCATCACCACACAGCTCTCTTTCCCTATATAATTGTCTGGTTGCTCATTGCTCCAGTAGTGAAATGTGAagctatccccctggtgtgaccacttccagggctcattgaacaggcctatccagaaggtcttgccctgcgctttcttcacttggtcttcattttcactagcgttctttatactgacgaggtcggtgtggttttctctacagtactgctgagcttcagtccaggttttcagttcttcaatcagggtgtatctctcagtgatgttgctggtctctggAAATACAAACATTAGATGAGAGGCTGGGAGCTATGCATTGTCCTTAATCAGACGTTTAACATAAACTGTGTCTTGTCCACAATCGATACATTTTATGTTAATTTAAAACCAAGGGGCAAAACTCTTAGAAAGTcgttactatttatttattcatttagttctcagacacctttatccaaggcgatttacaggtgttacagaGCAGTACAGGgctacaatgcaagcttcagaGTTAATACAGTGCAGTTTGCAGTAAGTGCAATAGCTCATCCTTACCTATCAATTCAGTACTAACCCTCTAGTTCCACAGTCACTCAGGATTTGGGCACAGTTCAGGAAACACTTTGGCTTACAATCTATCTCTATgttccccctcccccccattgATGCCACTCACCTGTCCCTCCTTCTCCAGGGGACCTGGCCTTTCATATCTGGCACAACAAAGGTATTAAATCTCTTAAAGACCTATACATTGCTtataatttgatttatttgacCAGCTTTCTCCAAAATGTAATCTTCCAAGAACTCATTTTTTCCGACACCTACAGGTACAGAATTTTGTCTGCAACAAAGGTGCACAAATCTACTGATTCTAGACTTAAAAATGGCTAAGATCTTCCCGGACTTGGATAGAACCTGTGATGATTTACGTTTTGGTTATGTCCCAGGCTGGCTCCTTTCTGGACCTGCATTTTTTAAGCTTTTTCTCAAATTACTTCAACAAACATTGATTCTTCTCCTTATCACCCTTTTTGGTGTAGTACCCAATGACATCCCATTGACCACGTTGCAGTCAGATTCCCTGGTGGCGTTGCTTGCCAGACACCTAATTCTGTTTAACCAGAAGCAAGCTGCTACACCCTCTCACATCCACTGGGTTAGGGATGTCATGCAACTCcttaatcttgaaaaaaaaataattcacattTCAGGGACAAAGAAAAATTCTACATAGCATGGCAGCCCTtttatttagtagttgccaattagcttttttgtagttttctccccaatttaatagtgtccaattattttttatttagctcagctcaccactaccacccccgcgctgactcaggagcggcgaagacgaacacacgctgtcttccgaagtgtgtgccatcagctgaccatttattttcacactgtagactcaccatgcagccaaccagagctacagcatctgaggacaacgcagctctcgggcagcttacaggcaagcccgcaggcgcccgaccagactacaggggtcgctggtgcgcggtgagccgagaacaccctagCCGACCTAAAACTCCCTCCCTTCctggcggcgcttggccaattgtgcgccgccccctgggagctcccgtcctcggtcggctaaggaatagcctggactcaaaccgatgacgtccagactatagggcacatcctgcactctacgggagtgcttttactggatgcaccactcgggagccattCTTTGAAAAACTCCAGCTCCCTCTCGCTCCTTGAGCCAGCTGAAGACTTTAAAAAGCTGCTGAAGACTGCTAAAAGCTTTCTTCCACCCATTATTCTTAGTATGCACTAAATGTGACTCCGTTTTCAGTTCCACCGGGTTTTTCTCTTCTCCttcctttctttctcctctctatTTCCCATCAGTTGCATTTCAGCTTCTTTTATTGTGTCTTTTTCCCCACTGCTGATTGCTTTCTGTacatttctattgataatatcaAATCAATAAACAAAGTTATAAAAAATAGGAGATGAGAGTCCCTAGCGAGCGAGTGTACAGTGAGAAGACGAGGGATCCCAGg encodes the following:
- the LOC131706929 gene encoding macrophage mannose receptor 1-like, whose protein sequence is MGERGLLILLLAGFCVPAYNQIIKHVFVNTLKSWSAAQTYCREKHTDLATVHSQEETQQLLNIAGASLNTSAWIGLYRDDTQNWQWSNGDDVIYSNWRADLFCASVNSEGKWIDLPCHLQRAFMCYQETSNITERYTLIEELKTWTEAQQYCRENHTDLVSIKNASENEDQVKKAQGKTFWIGLFNEPWKWSHQGDSFTFHYWSNEQPDNYIGKESCVVMMTSGEWNDAACNTQYPSFCCEGGSSGQCFYEGTEKAWLEAQSYCRNQGRDLPTIQDKDGVNTLRGLIPTTNNTHFWIGLHHDEENWHWSNGDDVIYSNWEPYLFCASVNSDGEWEDSVCSEKKAFICYNETSIITERYTLIEVLKSWTEAQQYCREHHTDLVSIKNASENEDLVKKAQGTSVWIGLFNEPWKWSHQGDNYTFHNWGNGDPDNWGGNQKCVRMLKSGEWSDYSCKSQYPFFCYDDAESSSPPFTPVMQNPRAPLPLWSLKMQNPRAPLPLWSLKVCAVYPKTTSPPSTLVSQDAEPSSPPSTLVSQDAEPSSPRSTLVSQGTPVPEDLHLISHSMVWMEAWQYCKDHYTDLVSLTSLAAQNRVSELVRNSTASRFWIGLHRTIVYHNWYWVAGKDKKGLLNYTNWAPGEPNNPYYEHCGEMVLREDGGAEWNDLCCYAKLPFICFKD